CGGCGATCGCGAGCGGTGCAGAGGGTATCGTGTCCCCGAATCTTCACGCGCCTGTGGTGGAAGAGGCCGTGGACGCGGGCGTCATCTCCGCGCCCGGATGTTTCACGCCGAGCGAAATCGCGGACGCGCTGCGCTTGGGCGCGGACATAATCAAGCTGTTTCCTTGCGACATGGTGGGCCCCCGGTTCGTGTACTTCATGCAGGGGCCTTTTCCAGGAGTGCGTATGATGCCCGCGGGCAGTATCCTTCTCCAAAACATGGAGTCCTATTACGAAGTGGGCGCGTTCGCCGGAGTGGCGGGTGTGACGACGGAACTGGCGCTCGCACGGGAGGTGACAAAAGGCGACTTTGCGGCGATTACAGCGTGTGCGCGCCGGTGGGTGACCGCCGTGCGGGCGATGAAGTCCCGGAAACCGATGTGATGAGCGCGACGGCGACCGACGCGTTCCGACTCCTCTCTATCCCCGAGATGGAGACACGTATTGCGCGTTTCGAGGCGCGCGTGAATGCTG
The window above is part of the Candidatus Hydrogenedentota bacterium genome. Proteins encoded here:
- the eda gene encoding bifunctional 4-hydroxy-2-oxoglutarate aldolase/2-dehydro-3-deoxy-phosphogluconate aldolase, which translates into the protein MSKADILKRLHDEWLVLILRGETAQQAEDTFEALIEGGATLLEVPFTTTGACEVIRHLRERHGARVVVAAGTVTTPEQARAAIASGAEGIVSPNLHAPVVEEAVDAGVISAPGCFTPSEIADALRLGADIIKLFPCDMVGPRFVYFMQGPFPGVRMMPAGSILLQNMESYYEVGAFAGVAGVTTELALAREVTKGDFAAITACARRWVTAVRAMKSRKPM